DNA sequence from the Thunnus maccoyii chromosome 7, fThuMac1.1, whole genome shotgun sequence genome:
CAAAAGCATATAGGATGTTAGTAATGAAGTCATATCACACATAGATCTTTGAAAATGTCCTGTGTCCTTGAGAAATCAGTTGTTTTCACACACAGGTGATTATGTGGTGATGACGGTGTACTTTGACCTGAGTAGAAGAATGGGCTACTTCACCATTCAGACTTACATCCCCTGCATCCTCACCGTGGTCCTCTCCTGGGTGTCCTTCTGGATCAAAAAAGACGCCACTCCAGCCAGAACCGCTTTAGGTAACGTACTGTGGACTCATTGCAGTTCAGAGGGTCTGTTCATACCGGCACGTACTGCAGgcttacatttgaaaaacagctttgaaTAGCTTTCATTAAAGCTGTAGAGatatttagaaacagtgttgcAGACATCACCTCAACTTCCTacttttgagctttttttttttcatttgtacactttaatcatgtttttcttgcctctTTTGAATATGCTCCGTCTTTATGTGCTGTTATCTGCACTGCATGGATATTTGTTCATCACTTAACTTGAGTCACTGCATCTGCTTCTTCTATTCTGTTATGCTTTTTCCCTCTTTTGTACATGCTCTCTATTTGTTGTTGTGCAGTCCTGTGGAACATTTTGGTGAAGGTAATTGATTCAtaatttttctttgctttttttctgtcaacattTGATCCATTATTCACATGTTTGAGTGATGATGTGGTTGCCCAGATCTTTAATCAAGGATTGGGGGAAAAATGTTACTTTTAGAAGGATGTTGCAGAAAATATGAAGAAGCTTTAATAGCTGTTCTGCAAACATGTATGTGTTTACCGCAACGTAAGTGTACCTCTTTTCAACATTACAAGTGCAAAGTAGTGAGCCATCTATGCCAGCCTTTCgggaaattatatttttggctttttagtAATTTTCCCTCAGTATTTAATGGAAGAACCTAACAAACTGTGCCTTCTATCACTGGTGACCCAGTATCACCAAAATGTTACATCAGCCAATGTCACACCGCCCTGCTGTTGTATCATCTGCTCAGAGACGTTGTGTGCGATACTGTACGTTCACGACTGATGAAAAGAACAAAGGTAGAAAATGAATAACGAGTGCCATTAATCTGTCATCTTTGCTTTAAAGCTTCTGGATCAATTGCATGCAAATcaagagaaagaatgaagatAATGAATGCATCATAGATGTAGGCTGATTGTAAAAGTACAGGGACAAGGCAAGCCAGTGAGGGAATAAAAGATAAAGCACTTTAGATGTAATCCCAACCTGCATAAAGGATCAGGGTGAGTCAGCCTATGGCAGCACACTTTCAGCTCAGGTCTGAGCCTCAATAGCATAGTATCAGTAGCAAGTTAGCGCACGCTTTCATTAGATTTCAGCATTATTTTGGCTGAATTCTTTAAGAAGGACACATATATTGGGCCCTAAAGCCATTTATGTTTGATACGTCACATACAGAACCTCACAATTTCATCCACATTAAGCTGTCAGTAAAGATAAATGCCTCTGAAAGTTTTCCTCTCTTCAAATCTGTTCGTTCtattgtttaaaagaaaaactctcGAGTCTGTGCCAAAGCATCGGCAGAAGGCAGGTAAGGGTAATCACTGTAGCCAGCAGAGGCTAAAGGAAAAGTGTGAGATGTCCGCCTGAAATAGATGGGGCCAGCTTGTTACCATGGGAACCTCAGTGAAACAGTCACAgatggttttttttcttatggGCATCTCTATAATGCTCGTGGAGGAAGGAGATGGGAGAGGGGAATGAATGAAATCATCCAGAGATGCTGGAGAAACAGATATCTTTCTTATGTCTGTCAATCAGATTTACACCTGATTGGATGCGTTAACAAAATCTGTCGAagtgaaaatgcagttttacttGTAGTAAATCCAGGGAGccttaaaggtataatatgtaattattccacattaaaatgtctaaaaacaactagacccatgtcatatattttgttgagttgtgtacttacaatatcccaaatgtttccaacaattttcaaacccagagaaatctgtaatttaatcaaagtaatggatcgtttcatttggtcgcatgtcaatggcgtcatacctcctctaccaaagagtaaacatgcACAggatgcatacggcggcgctgtgtttgtccgctacagtggcgtctaccaaagagtaacttacacacacacaagataatacattggcagaaactgttataaatggacttttattcagttttaagccacattttcataataaatttaagtatttattaactgtatcttttagccggaagaaggattttagtcattggacgtctggatcttaagttatcagagaaataaactgggcaaacgttagcagcagctcggctaacagcccctccaggaagtccggtcGTCaccgtacatcgtcggagaaacactgattttttaggtaaaacagctttaattagtattttaacaattttaattttaattttaatctgcgtttgttttggagaggaggagacctctgcggataattcggctcctggGAGAAACCTGCAGAatgtctggatctaaagttataagagaaataaaccgaacaagtgttagcagcagctcagctaacagcccgtatcggacgtccggtggtcgccaTACATCGCCGGAGAAACATcgtttttttaggtgaaacagctttattcagtgtttttacctgtaatctccgggtccgtttgttctggagaggaggagacctctgtgggtAATtcagctcccggtaaaaacatcctgaatgattaacactggagtaatcctatcctggtgaagctggttatttaacaacaaagacaacaactcccatgatcccttgctacttcacaccgtcatcacactccgtcttttgttattgttttgattgagacccctagcggctgaaattacatattgtgcatttaaagctactctaattaatatttttatatcaataatggatcaaatgactgtgtgcaCTGTGAAAGTCGTCATATGACAGCATATCTCTGCCAAAAACCTGGGAGCGTAAAGGAGATCCACGCATGGGGATGTAGAGGAGTCGCATGCACAATTGAAGCAAGCTTTTGCAAGAGCTTTCACAGCACTCACCCACAGAATATGTCTGCTCACACAAGCAATATTGTAGTCTGCAAGGAGAAAACCACGCGCTGAGGACAAACAGAATCCGAAGGAGCATGTCACCGTTATCCCCAAGCACACAACTACTATCACTGTTCTCCTGCTCGCAAAACTTTCACCTGCTGGCTCatgagtgttttttctttttggcagtaAGTGGACGGACCCAATCACCATTGATAACAGTCAGGCACCCCTTCGGAGTCTGGTTTTCTTGCAGGCTACAATATTGCTGGTGCGAGCAGAGATATTCTGCATGTGAGTGCTGTGAAAGCCCTCACCAAAATAATATGCATGCATGGCTGTTTGGGTTGTGCACACGACTCCTCTACATCCATGCACATGGATCTCATTTGCGCTCTGAGGTTTTTGGCAGAGATATGCCGTCATTTCgttgctcgtagtgatgaacccacagagaattatcacccaactaTGCAGTTTCCTTCAGCTTTAAAGAAAATTTTActatctttcagctcattgttttggttttacggcctGCAACtgtactgttttggttcattctcacaACTCTCGCTAATCTTGTTTCcagatgcagcaggcagctatttttcagtgaaaaaacaCCAACACCAAATGGCAGAACAAaaaaagttagcaactagcatttagcagcttgagagccaaatatttccctcaggaattggtggagaccaaaaacctAAAAAAGACACCAAATATTGAACAAACACAACTCctaatgaatgataatgttactctgtatctgctggatggataggctgtttgctgacaTGTTTGCCATATACCTTCTGTATTGGGaagatttaaaatattaagCAGGTTGGCTTTGGCTTTTCTTTCACTAAATATTTTTtagtgatattttttatttttaaaggaaCAACAACTATTAGATTAAACAGAGAGTGTTATGGTCTTAGCTGCTTGTATTACAGTAGCAAGACCAGCATTAGCTAGAGTTTCTTCCAGCAGAGGGAACACTGCAAATATGACCTTTAGCACACTTCAGTGTCACAaccaaactaaaaataaatccaACACAAACCTTGTGAATTTCCATCATTACTTGTGAACAGTGCCTAAGATGAGTTTGTCCTTTCTTCTGCCCTTCAGGCATAACCACAGTGCTGACTATGACCACTCTCAGTACTGTGGCCAGGACCTCACTTCCCAGAGTGTCGTACGTCACTGCCATGGACCTTTTTGTCACCgtctgcttcctgtttgtctttgctGCTCTGATGGAGTATGCAACATTAAATTACTACTCATACAGTGCTCGAAGACCCAGTTGCATCGAAAATAAACGACCAGTAAGTTGACCCTGAATCACTGTTTTTTATACAGAATTGTTAAATATTCTTGCagaaatattctttaaaaatgcTACAATATAGATTGATTGGATGACCCTATGTACAGGATTACTGTCACTTGTTACAAAAGTAGCTTCTCTCTGATAGTGCTTTGGTTTTGTTATCACAAGATGGAAGCGAGAAAACCTTTCAGGGTTGAGATGATGTGATGCTGCCCTTTATAAGCTCTTCTGATAAGACTGTTACTATTTTAAGGGACACTGCATCAATCTGAACAAGCTTCCAAGACAGACGACACTTTTCTAGCCCGTCGACAACTGAGAGAAGTGAAGGCAGTGCAGACTGTCACCGCATGTCCTcttcaaaaaattaaaaaacaaagctttaATCTGTGATTTTAGACAGACTAAATGTACGGCTGCCCAGCATTAATGCAGGATTGAAGTTTGACTCTGTGGATATTAGTGTGAGCTTTTTTTAGCTTATTTTCATTGCAGTGAAAATTACAATATGTGTATATCTGTAGTTAAACTTGATATAGAATCTGGTGTTTCACAGAGTTGGTCTTTTGTTCTTATTCAGTGGAGCTACTACAAAATTTATCAGTTGATGATATGTCAAGAAACTTGTTTGtatttggaaatatttttgagTGATATCTAAAGTTGCAATACATCTTCAAGCTGTGGACAACTTTGTTTCATGCATCTATGCATTTAAATGATAGATTAAGGAAatagtattgtattgtagtTACTTTCTTGGAATATCCATTAGTAATACAAAATATTGTGTAGCTTGTCTAAACCATTTTatccatttatttcatttgtgtcCAGTATTTTCCTGCTGATATTTACTTCAGTAGCTTTTCAAGTGTGTCTAAACTGAACTGCCCAAAACCAAAAAGGGCCACACTAAACATCCTAAAGGGGCATTCCACCtgttttacacatgaagattTAGTGTTTACTAGTGGCAACaagtactactcagcctgtgaaaacaattgtataatgtcttctctGGCTCTTAAGAAGCTTTGACAagtttgagaaaataacccttatgatgtcatcagggttattttggACATGGGCTTGGAGACTACAACTGTTAACAGAAAGTCTGCGCTACAAACTGGGGACATGGAGTTCGAAAGATTGGCTTTTGCCAGTCAGGGAGAGTCTAATGAAAAGACACTACCCAGTTGTAtcatgggaagtgtaggatgCAGGTTTTTCAAGGTTGATCCATATTAGGGTCTAATGGTACATTGGTCCTCTGTTCATAAAAACTACCCGTCAAAAAAATATGTGATGTCATGGTTCTGATGTGGACAATAATAAATATTCAGCAGAGCAAATGAGAGTTAAATTGTACTAAACAAGGTGATAAACATGCTAGAATACTGACTTTTACATTTCCAAATTCAGTGCATCCGTGTTTCTATTGGCTTGGCCGCGCACGTCTTCACAGACAAAATTGAACAAGGGTGAACTCTGAACTGCAAGTCTGCCAGGGATCACGCccaaacaggaaacacatgttTGAATTTGGAAACCTACTGATATGATGAGTGAGCAGGACTTAAACTCCAAAATGAGCTTTGTTTGCTGTACTTTTGTGTGACTGACTCTTCATCTTTTCAGAACTACTCGGTCCTTGATGTGAGACCTCCACACACTGTCATCGCTCTAAACAACTCCATGTACTGGCAGGACTTTGAGGACGCTTGTGTCTACGAGTGTCTGGACGGAAAAGACTGCCAGAGCTTCTTCTGCTGCTACGAGGAGTGTAAAGGAGGTGCATGGAGAAAAGGACGTGTCCACATAGATTTACTTGAACTGGATGCGTACTCCCGCGTCTTTTTTCCCACCTCCTTCTTGCTGTTCAACATCGTCTACTGGGTCGGCTATCTCTACCTTTAGCAACTATAGGTGCCTGTCACAAAACAAGGACAGAACAGTTTAACAGAAGAAGTTCAAGATTAATTAAAGGTAACACCAAATAAACTCTTTCCTGTGGTACCTGAAGCAATTATCTGGACATATTAACAGAGGCCAGCGTGTGTCTGCAGGCCTGTGCCTGGCAGACATTACAGCCTGTGATTTCAGGCATGAGAATAAAACACTTTCCTTATTCCCTTCATATGCTGTacacagagggaggacagatTGGACTGTGTGCTGATGACAATATGAAGACAAAGAAGGAAATGGGTTTTGCTACCCTAAACTTCTCAGTCAGGAAGATTACTTATATTGTAGGGAATGTACAGGCGCGTTATTATCCAGCCATCAGTCAAACCCAGTTGATGAAAATCCAAGGACATTCAAACCATTCATAGTGCCTTCCTCTGGAGGGGTAGATACAATCTGCTACAATAATCAGGGAATAATgatttatatgaaaaaaaaatgaatgaagagtCTGGCTTTGACTGATTATGGCTGTTCTCATTCAGAGCTTTGAgttacatttataaaacagctgtttgtggtAACAACCACAAAAAGAATCATTAGGTTCTTATCTCTTCATAATGACTCTCAGCCATTAATGACTTATTCCTTCTGCTTGCAGCACTATTAGTACTCTACTGTATACggtataataaataaatggattcCCAGGGAAGAGTATATATCTATAATTTTACAGCAGAAAGAATCATTTGTACTTAATTGgcaacattttacacattttaggATGtgaagtcaatttttttttttttaattttaatggttATTTATAgcttatttgtatttgtgtgtatatatggcTGGATCAATCATCAGGGCGTGCTGGGGCCCAAGAGAACATAAAATTATTATGGGTACAAAAGGCAATCTAGCACAGAACACAAACCCCATGTACACTTTAAatgagatatttttaaaaacacatttccttcaAGGGAGTACATACgcttattcattttcttgccaagagtcagatgagaagactgatacaATTTTCATGTCTATACTcgaaatatgaagctaaagccagTAGACCATTAGCTTATCTTagcttaaagactggaaatagggGGACACAGCTAGcttagctctgtccaaagttaacaATATCAGCCAGCAAgcacttcagtttttgtgcaaattaaatgaatgagaCATAACATATTATATAGTGTGTTTTAGAGGCGGTGGTAGTGattttttctaacttttgtACAGAACAAGGCTAGCCATTCCTATTTCCAGTCCTTGTGCTCAGCTAAGCTAGCCGGCTGCAGGTTTTTAACTTCATACTGTATCGTACATACATGAAAGTAGTATCAGTTGTCTCATCAAGTAAGcttaaatgtcaaactatttttaGGGAAATGAGAGCAATGAGTGGTTTATTGATTGATATGAGTTATGTCTGGGtccatatttttctctctgtaacaGCATTATGCTGTAGAGGTTAGAGATTGTAAGGAGAACAGATCTTGggttaaatataaataaaataatagacCAATTAGGGCTTAAAAACATACACTATATCTAACAAACTGCATTGTCACAAAATGGAGTCCTTTGAGATGAAACACCCAGGGAACAAAGACCATGTGTGTAATTCAagtgtttctgtttcatgttacaCATAGTCGCACCATGTATTGGTGCTGCACAGCAGCCACTTCTTGCTAGAGTTGTTAACACACACTAGATAACGTGAATAGGCAAAGAattgtgtttcttctttcaGACGTTAAACTAACACTGACCTTGCGATTCTTTTCCTAACACAGTTAGTGAACATGATGCccatattaaatattattggTATCATTTGTACATTACTGTAGGCACAAATATAATAATCTCACTCATTAGGATCACTCATCTTTGTTTGGCCACTGACTCTTGTTTGCATGCaatcaacaattaaaaaataccCTGAAGAAGTTGTAATATGTTTGGAGACAGAAATATAGTTTTAATATGGACTATTTGTATCATAATTTGATTTCCCTGTGTTTAGACTTGGCATTAGCAACCGTTGAATTGCCTTAGTGTAGCCCGCCCAGAGCTGAGATGAACACCAGAAATACGTATTTACCTCCGATAATAACCTTGCGTGGTGAAGACCTCACTTCAGCGAAGGCTACTCGTATGCCTTGGGCAGTATACTTAAGTGGAACTTTTTATATCCCTTAAtgagctgttttctttttattatatttgctATGTATGTGCCAAATATTTCACATATGTGCCCAGTCATTTATGTTTTCAAGTTTGAACCCTAAAATGGTTGtattaatgtgtttaatatggtattgcacatacagtataatgtggcgtgtgtgtgtgtgtgtgtgtgtgtgtgtgtgtgtgtgtgcgtgtgcgtgtgcgtgtgtgtgtgtgtgtgtgtgcatgtgcgtgcgtgtgcgtgtgtgtgtgtgtgtgtgtgcgtttgtgtgagTTTGTCTGTGTAGACAGCAGATGTTGGAAActtcaagaagaaaaataatatatataatgttgGCTTTTGAATTCTAGAGTATTTAGCAAGTGCCGGGGTTGATGCTGCATTCACATTGTGGCAGTATGCAGTGGATGTGAAAGTGGTCGTTAATTCCAAAAGGAGAACAACAGCAAACTCCGCCAGCACTGGTGTTAAGTGCCGCCTACTGTGCCTGCACACAAACAAGATGCTGAATGAAAATGGATGTAGCCACGTATGTATGTGCACCTGCTCATCGTGTCTCTTCAACAAACTCAAACTACTGACAGCACTTCTTCTGGCAGTCTTTTTGGTTCCTTTCTTTGGCAATGTAGTCATTTATACAAGTAATCATACTTCATAATAACCACAAAAGTTAACCTGCCACATGTTGTCCACAATGTGAATGCAAAACTATTGTT
Encoded proteins:
- the LOC121900446 gene encoding gamma-aminobutyric acid receptor subunit gamma-3 isoform X3, which codes for MKILTLNSNMVGLIWLPDTIFRNSKNADSHWITMPNQLLRIWNDGKILYTLRLTINAECQLQLHNFPMDEHSCPLIFSSYGYPRDEMIYKWRKNSVEAADQKSWRLYQFDFMGLRNTTDIIKTTAGDYVVMTVYFDLSRRMGYFTIQTYIPCILTVVLSWVSFWIKKDATPARTALGITTVLTMTTLSTVARTSLPRVSYVTAMDLFVTVCFLFVFAALMEYATLNYYSYSARRPSCIENKRPNYSVLDVRPPHTVIALNNSMYWQDFEDACVYECLDGKDCQSFFCCYEECKGGAWRKGRVHIDLLELDAYSRVFFPTSFLLFNIVYWVGYLYL
- the LOC121900446 gene encoding gamma-aminobutyric acid receptor subunit gamma-3 isoform X2: MEYQIDIIFAQTWTDSRLRYNSTMKILTLNSNMVGLIWLPDTIFRNSKNADSHWITMPNQLLRIWNDGKILYTLRLTINAECQLQLHNFPMDEHSCPLIFSSYGYPRDEMIYKWRKNSVEAADQKSWRLYQFDFMGLRNTTDIIKTTAGDYVVMTVYFDLSRRMGYFTIQTYIPCILTVVLSWVSFWIKKDATPARTALGITTVLTMTTLSTVARTSLPRVSYVTAMDLFVTVCFLFVFAALMEYATLNYYSYSARRPSCIENKRPNYSVLDVRPPHTVIALNNSMYWQDFEDACVYECLDGKDCQSFFCCYEECKGGAWRKGRVHIDLLELDAYSRVFFPTSFLLFNIVYWVGYLYL